CGAACAAGCAGTTCTTATGATTTGTACCTCATCTTTTTTGCCTGCGCTTCGGGTCATTGCCCGCAGGCTTTTATAATGATTATTGCCACCCTTGCTGCCACATTTGCTTCCTGTGCAAACCAAAACAGTTTTAGGGGGAAGATTTAATTTATTGCTCATATCAATAGAAGTTGTTATGCTGATTTGTACGAAATACTATGTTGTATTTTGAAGTGGGCAAAGCAGTTACCTTACCTGGTTTCGTTTTATAGCATCAGCATTGTGTTTAAACTTATTCCTCATCCTGTATTTATAAGCTTTAATGAGTACTTGTTATCCTATAATGGTCGTATATAGAGTATATTACAAAAGTAATAGGTACAGGTTAAAAACAAATTTGGGGTGTACAAAATGACTACAAAACTATACTTTTTATTACTGCTAGTGGGCTTATATATGACTGGCTTGTCTGCATTGGCTCAGAAAAACGACAATAGTAAAAACGACTTTGCTTTAGAATCAATCGATAACGATTTTGGAGAGTTTAGGGTGATAGCTACCAATAACAAAAGGAGGGGGGTATTTTTTTTTCAACGGTTTACTTTGTTTGATCAAATAAATGTGATTCCTAAAAGCTATGTGGTGTTATTACACAAAAGCGGAGCTACTGTCGAAATTAATAAAGCAGGTACTTATGCTATAAAGTTGCTAAAGGCACAATTACTTGCTTACGCCAAAGCTCATCCCCAGTACCCAATTAATCTCAAAGTTGAGAACCCTCAAAAAAGCTCTTATAAGCATCACTATTACTATCATTGGGGCAAACGTTGTCCTGAGCCGCCCGTAGGCATCTTACTGCCATCAAAACTGAAGGTTTTGTCTCGTGAACTGAGTTTTGCCTGGTACGATGAACACACCAAAGACAGCTCCAAAGCAAGGTATGAGGTGGTCATCACCGATATGATGGGGGAGGAATTGTTAAAGGTGAAATCATCTAAAAGGCATATTACTTTGAGTTTAAGCCAGGCAAAGAGCATTTATAAATATCATATTATAAAGTTGAAGTTATTAGGGAGCGATGGGGAGGGAGGCTGCGATGGGGATGCAGTGATGGCAGAGTATGTAAATAATGAAAGTATGAGCATTGCCTATCGACAGTTTAAACTAAAAAACCAGTTAACCAAGTCTCCGCTTATTGCCGTGTTCAACGAAATGTTTTTCTGGAACAAAAAACACTTTTATTTAGAAGTGAATGAGCTTTGGCGCAAGCTCGTGAAAAAATACCCCAAACATCCAGTTTTAGCAATAGCTTATCAACATTTTAAAGTAACTTATCGCCTGCAAAGAGTACCAGAGACTAAGACGAAAAAGTAAATGCAACTATCAACCAAAAAAACAAGTTGGTATTGATCAGAGCAGGCTTCAAAGTATTTTATGCTTTTGAAAGAATCCCACTTAAAAAAACTAAAACATTGATTGTATGGATAGCCAAAGTATAGAAGCTTATTTTGAAAAAATACTTCAGATAAAAAACCAGCGTAAAGGTTTGAGTCAGTCAGAGCTGAAAGAAATAGCCCTGGATTTGGGAATGTCGGAAGCGGAGTGGCGCGAAGTGCAAAATGTGGCACGAGGGCACATAGAGCGAGGGTATAATTTTTTGGAACACCAAAACGAAGACGATGCACAAAAAGAGTTTGAGCAAGCGTTGCTGGTGTTTCCCGACGATGCCCCTGCGTTGTATGGCGTGGCACACATCCACGAACGGCGGTTTATGGCAAAGGGCAAGGCTGCCGACAAAGAAACCGCCCTGAAGTATGCCCATGCAGCTTTGCAAACCGACCCGGCACATACCGAAGCAGCGCGGTTGATTAGCTACCTCAAAGACCAAAAGCCGATTACGACCTGGCACAAGGTGCGCAAACCAGTATTTTTATTGTTGGTGTTGGCTGTGTTGGCAGGGGTGGTGTACAAATATCAAGGGAAGATTAAAACCGAAATAGACCACATCAAAGAAGCCTTTCAAGCACGCAAAGGAGCACAGTTTGTGTTGCATGAGGTGTATTTCGAGTCGGGTAGCACCGAACTACACGATGCCAGGTCGGAGGAAGAATTGATGCGATTGGTCAGTTTTTTAAAGAAGCATCCTAAACTAAAGGGTGAAATAGCCGGACATACCGACAATACCGGGCGGGCGGCTGCCAACTTACAAATTTCTACCCAACGGGCTTATTCGGTATACAAATACCTGACAAAAAACGGGGTGAAACCTGCCCAACTGATCTATAGAGGCTATGGGGCTACTCGCCCAAAGTTTCCGAATAACAACCCGGTCAATCGCCGAAAAAACCGCAGAATTGAGTTTAAGATTTTGAAAGTAAGATAAAGCTGTAAGCAACAAGTCGCAAGTCGTGCCCTGTTTTACTGTGTTGGGTTTATTGCAATAAACTGCTGTAGATTTGGTTCATAGGTAACAACTCATAGTATAACTTATTTTCAGTGAAGTACCGAGGCAGAATGAAATATATCTAATGAGTAGGCATAAAAGCCATATTATGAGCGACTTACCCTTACTTATAGCTAATTACTTATCGCTACTTAGTGAGAACTGTTGTATGGATACCTACCGCCAACATTGTACTAAAAACGAATGTTACGCACTTTCCTCAAAAGGCTTGTCAGATGGCTATATTTCGCTGCGATGCATTGCGAAACAATATAGAGCCATCTGACAGTATAACCATTAGAGGTACTGGATTTGCCTAACTCCAGCTAATAAGCAGGATAGCGTTCTTGCACCCCACACAAAAAGGCAAGGCTACATTAAATGCAGCATCCGGGCTACAAACTGCCCGTGTTCGTTGTAGTTGCCCCAAATTTTGCCACCCGCCCTATAATAATCGTCAAAGTCTTGCTCGCTCCAATCGAGCACCAATACCGCCTTGCCGTATTCAAACCCTACCTCGTATTTGTCAATGCCCCTTGCCTTGGCTATACGGTGTGCTTTGGTGGCACTGGTAACCAGAGGACGCAAAAACGAAGGGCGTATGTTGTAGTCGTTGGGTTCGGGAGGGGGCAAAGGGGGCGGGCAAAACAGCAACTCTACCCCCTGCAAGTCTTGTATCAGGGCTTGCTTTAGGCTTTTTATCAGGTCATAGTCAAACACACTATGTGTTTGGTTTTGATACCGCCCGGCATACGCCCAGGCAAGCCGCTCCAGTAGCTCATCTAAATAAAGAATGAATGCCTCCAGGCTGGCAAACCGTGTGGTTACCAGTTGTTGGACTTCTGTAAAGCTGTGATTCATAAGCCTTCGGTGTTTGTCATTAAGTGTAAAAAACGAATCATAAAAACACCCTCGTCCGAAAAACTACCCCAAAGTGCCTGATTTGTATTGTTTTGGTAAGCGGTTACCTCTTTTTGGGTCCAATTGGTGAGCAACACATACTCGTTGTTGAGTTTGGTTACCCTAAAGTCGGTAATGCCCTTTGCTTCAGCTATCTGCAGGGCTTGGGCGGCATTGCTCACCTTGGGCGGATTGCATTGGGGGCTTGTTACTTTGCTGTAGTAAGGCGTTTGAGCGTAGGTTGGGGCTGGATTTTTCAGGGCTAAT
This is a stretch of genomic DNA from Microscilla marina ATCC 23134. It encodes these proteins:
- a CDS encoding OmpA family protein, which translates into the protein MDSQSIEAYFEKILQIKNQRKGLSQSELKEIALDLGMSEAEWREVQNVARGHIERGYNFLEHQNEDDAQKEFEQALLVFPDDAPALYGVAHIHERRFMAKGKAADKETALKYAHAALQTDPAHTEAARLISYLKDQKPITTWHKVRKPVFLLLVLAVLAGVVYKYQGKIKTEIDHIKEAFQARKGAQFVLHEVYFESGSTELHDARSEEELMRLVSFLKKHPKLKGEIAGHTDNTGRAAANLQISTQRAYSVYKYLTKNGVKPAQLIYRGYGATRPKFPNNNPVNRRKNRRIEFKILKVR